A single region of the Fusobacterium varium genome encodes:
- a CDS encoding ABC transporter ATP-binding protein — translation MENQNMLEIKDLHVYYDNIHALKGISLNVKQGEIVSLIGANGAGKTTTLQTISGLINSREGQIFFEGKDITKEKSHKICEIGIAQVPEGRRVFAKLPVKDNLKLGAFTVKDTPENLEKDRANFYKNFPRMSERKNQLAGTLSGGEQQMLAMGRAIMSRPKLLILDEPSMGLSPLFVKEIFSVIKKLKEMGTTILLVEQNAKMALAISDRAYVIETGRITLEGDAKELMNNPQIKKAYLGA, via the coding sequence ATGGAAAATCAAAATATGTTAGAAATCAAAGATTTACACGTTTATTATGATAATATTCATGCTTTAAAAGGAATCTCATTAAATGTTAAACAAGGTGAGATTGTATCACTTATTGGAGCTAACGGAGCTGGTAAAACTACTACTCTACAAACTATCTCTGGACTTATCAACTCTAGAGAGGGACAAATTTTCTTTGAAGGAAAGGATATTACAAAGGAAAAATCACATAAGATTTGTGAAATTGGAATTGCTCAAGTTCCTGAGGGAAGAAGAGTTTTTGCTAAACTTCCTGTAAAAGACAACTTAAAATTAGGTGCTTTTACTGTAAAGGATACTCCTGAAAATCTTGAAAAAGATAGAGCTAATTTCTATAAAAATTTCCCAAGAATGTCTGAACGTAAAAATCAATTAGCTGGTACCCTTTCTGGTGGTGAACAACAAATGCTTGCTATGGGTAGAGCTATTATGAGTAGACCTAAACTTTTAATTCTTGATGAGCCATCAATGGGACTTTCTCCTCTATTTGTAAAAGAAATCTTCTCAGTTATTAAAAAGCTTAAAGAGATGGGAACTACTATTCTTTTAGTTGAACAAAATGCTAAAATGGCTCTTGCTATCTCTGATAGAGCCTATGTAATTGAAACTGGAAGAATTACTCTTGAGGGAGATGCAAAAGAGTTAATGAACAATCCACAAATTAAAAAAGCTTACTTAGGAGCTTAA
- a CDS encoding ABC transporter substrate-binding protein: MKKIAIALATAFLLLGCSSEKTEEKANLPKEKTVVVSQGSKPKTLDPNMYNEIPALFVTEQIFNTLFKIDDNGNIVPELAESYEYLSPTELVIKIKKGVKFHNGDTMTINDVVFSINRMLEKPASKIMIEVIDKVEVIDDSTIKLVLKNSSAPLLFSLAHPLTAILNEKDTKVKNDMISIEPIGTGPYKFVDWGDGEKIELVAFDEYFEGRPKIDKLIIRSITEASSRLAALETGEIDIALGVSPIDSEIVKKNEKLELISKPTTSTEYITLNTKKPPFDNKDYRVAINYALNKQGMADSVFMGMAQPATSIVNPNVFGFSKEAQGYEYNPEKAKELIAKSGVKDPNFTLYCNDSAIRLQLAQIIQANLKEIGIDMKIETLEWGAYIQKTAQGEHTAYIGGWVSGTSDADIVLYPLLHSSSHGGAGNRAFYTNKEFDREVELGRESVNAEERKEHYKKAQMILQEESPLIVLLYKNENIGINKRVKGFKYDPTTMHNLYNLDVVE, from the coding sequence ATGAAGAAAATTGCTATTGCTTTAGCTACAGCATTTCTTTTATTAGGTTGTTCTTCAGAGAAAACAGAAGAGAAAGCAAATTTACCTAAAGAAAAAACTGTAGTAGTATCACAAGGGTCAAAGCCAAAGACACTAGATCCTAATATGTATAATGAGATTCCAGCTCTTTTTGTAACAGAGCAAATTTTTAACACACTATTTAAAATAGATGACAATGGAAATATAGTTCCTGAGTTAGCTGAGTCTTATGAGTATCTTTCACCTACTGAATTAGTAATTAAGATAAAGAAAGGGGTAAAATTCCATAATGGAGATACAATGACAATAAATGACGTTGTATTTAGTATCAATAGAATGTTGGAAAAACCAGCAAGTAAAATAATGATTGAAGTTATTGATAAAGTAGAAGTTATTGATGATTCAACTATTAAATTAGTCCTAAAAAATAGTTCAGCACCTCTATTATTTAGTTTAGCTCATCCGTTGACAGCTATATTAAATGAAAAAGATACAAAAGTTAAAAATGATATGATCTCTATAGAACCAATAGGAACAGGACCATATAAATTTGTTGATTGGGGAGATGGAGAGAAGATAGAACTTGTAGCTTTTGATGAGTATTTTGAAGGTAGACCAAAAATTGATAAACTTATTATAAGATCAATAACTGAAGCAAGTAGTAGGTTAGCAGCTCTTGAAACAGGGGAGATAGATATTGCTTTAGGTGTATCTCCAATAGATTCTGAAATAGTAAAGAAAAATGAGAAATTAGAGTTAATCTCTAAACCAACAACATCAACAGAGTATATAACTTTAAATACAAAAAAACCACCTTTTGATAATAAAGATTATAGAGTAGCTATTAACTATGCTTTAAATAAACAAGGAATGGCAGATTCTGTATTTATGGGAATGGCACAACCTGCAACTTCAATAGTAAACCCAAATGTTTTTGGTTTTTCTAAAGAGGCACAAGGATATGAGTATAACCCTGAAAAAGCTAAGGAGTTAATTGCTAAATCAGGAGTAAAAGATCCTAATTTTACTTTATATTGTAATGATAGTGCTATAAGATTACAACTTGCTCAAATTATTCAAGCTAACTTGAAAGAAATAGGAATAGATATGAAAATAGAAACTCTTGAGTGGGGAGCTTATATTCAAAAAACTGCCCAAGGAGAGCATACAGCATATATAGGTGGTTGGGTATCAGGAACATCTGATGCTGACATTGTACTATATCCATTATTACATAGTAGTTCTCATGGGGGAGCGGGAAATAGAGCATTCTATACAAATAAAGAGTTTGATAGAGAAGTTGAATTAGGAAGAGAAAGTGTTAATGCTGAAGAAAGAAAAGAACACTACAAAAAGGCTCAAATGATTTTACAAGAGGAATCACCTTTAATTGTTTTACTTTATAAAAATGAAAATATAGGAATTAATAAGAGAGTTAAAGGATTTAAATATGATCCAACAACAATGCATAATCTATATAATTTAGATGTTGTAGAGTAG
- a CDS encoding NUDIX hydrolase, with protein MENLEKELREYKPFNEQEKRDKELILQWLQSGDEIFTRGNKIAHITVSAWIVNDKRDKVLMAYHNIYNSWAWLGGHADGNKNLKDVVLKEVEEESGVKEVKFLSTDIFSIEILTVNGHEKKGEYISSHLHLNFTFLLEADEKLSLQIKPDENSGVEWIKVDEISKKSSEKWFVERIYSKLCKKVKENITEEI; from the coding sequence ATGGAAAATTTAGAAAAGGAGTTAAGAGAGTACAAACCTTTTAATGAACAGGAGAAAAGGGATAAAGAACTTATTTTACAATGGTTACAAAGTGGGGATGAAATTTTTACAAGGGGAAATAAAATAGCTCATATTACTGTTTCAGCTTGGATTGTAAATGATAAGAGAGACAAGGTATTAATGGCATATCATAATATTTATAATTCTTGGGCATGGTTAGGTGGACATGCTGATGGAAATAAAAATTTAAAAGATGTTGTTTTAAAAGAAGTAGAAGAGGAAAGTGGAGTTAAAGAGGTTAAATTTTTATCAACAGATATTTTTTCCATAGAGATTTTAACAGTAAATGGACATGAGAAAAAGGGAGAATATATATCCTCACATCTTCATTTAAACTTTACTTTTTTATTAGAGGCAGATGAAAAACTTTCTTTACAAATTAAACCTGATGAAAACAGTGGAGTAGAGTGGATAAAAGTAGATGAGATTTCTAAAAAATCAAGTGAAAAATGGTTTGTAGAAAGGATATACTCTAAATTATGTAAAAAGGTTAAAGAAAATATTACAGAAGAAATATAA
- a CDS encoding branched-chain amino acid ABC transporter permease: MEFLLQIINGLQIGSIYALISLGYTMVYGIAQLINFAHGDIIMVGAYVSLFSIPMFTKIGLPVWLTMVPAIIVCILLGMLTERVAYRPLRNSPRISNLITAIGVSLLLENSFMKIFTPNTRPFPKVFTHPPILIGDLHLNFGTVVTILVTLILSIALQYFMKKTKYGKAMLATSEDYGAAKLVGINVDHTIQLTFAIGSGLAAVAAVLYVAAYPQVQPLMGSMPGIKAFIAAVLGGIGILPGAVLGGFILGIVESLTRAYISSQLADAIVFSILIIVLLVKPTGILGKNMREKV, from the coding sequence ATGGAATTTTTACTTCAGATTATAAATGGATTACAGATTGGGAGCATCTATGCCCTTATTTCTCTTGGGTACACCATGGTATACGGGATAGCACAACTTATCAACTTTGCACACGGGGATATTATTATGGTAGGTGCATATGTTTCTTTATTTAGTATCCCAATGTTTACTAAAATAGGTTTGCCCGTATGGCTTACAATGGTCCCTGCTATTATTGTCTGCATTCTCTTAGGAATGCTAACTGAAAGAGTCGCTTATAGACCTCTTAGAAACTCTCCAAGAATCTCTAACCTAATCACAGCCATAGGAGTAAGCTTATTATTAGAAAATAGTTTTATGAAAATTTTCACACCTAATACTAGACCATTTCCTAAAGTGTTTACTCATCCACCTATTTTAATAGGAGATCTTCACTTAAACTTTGGAACTGTTGTAACTATTTTAGTTACATTGATACTATCTATTGCTCTTCAATATTTTATGAAAAAGACTAAATATGGAAAAGCAATGCTTGCAACAAGTGAAGATTATGGGGCTGCTAAATTAGTAGGAATTAATGTTGATCACACTATCCAATTAACATTTGCTATCGGTAGTGGACTTGCAGCAGTTGCAGCTGTTTTATATGTAGCTGCTTATCCTCAAGTTCAACCATTAATGGGATCTATGCCTGGTATCAAAGCATTTATTGCAGCAGTTTTAGGAGGTATCGGAATTCTTCCTGGAGCTGTTCTTGGAGGATTTATTCTTGGAATTGTAGAAAGCTTAACAAGAGCATACATCTCATCTCAATTAGCTGATGCAATTGTATTTTCAATATTAATTATCGTACTATTAGTTAAACCTACTGGAATTTTAGGTAAAAATATGAGAGAAAAGGTATAA
- a CDS encoding branched-chain amino acid ABC transporter permease encodes MSKTKMLSYIATFVLLTVVYIILMSLINTGVISRYQTNILTLICINIILAVSLNVTVGCLGQITIGHAGFMSVGAYAAALFTKSGIVEGLPGYFLALIIGGAVAGVVGIIIGIPALRLNGDYLAIITLAFGEIIRVLIEYFDFTGGAQGLRGIPRYNKIEIIFIIMVVCVMMMFSLMTSRHGRAVLSIRDDEIASGASGVNTTYYKTFAFTVSAVFAGIAGAVYAHHLGILGAKQFDFNYSINILTMVVLGGMGSFTGSILSAIVLTIVPEMLREFSDYRMIVYSLLLILTMIFRPTGLLGRKEFQITKVIERFMKKGGNVNE; translated from the coding sequence ATGTCAAAAACAAAGATGCTTAGTTATATTGCAACATTTGTATTACTTACTGTTGTTTATATTATTTTAATGAGTTTAATCAATACTGGTGTTATTTCAAGATACCAAACAAATATATTAACATTAATCTGTATTAATATTATTCTTGCTGTTAGTTTAAATGTTACTGTTGGTTGTTTAGGACAAATTACAATTGGACATGCTGGATTTATGTCAGTTGGTGCTTATGCTGCTGCTCTATTTACTAAAAGTGGAATTGTAGAGGGGTTACCTGGATATTTCTTAGCCCTAATTATTGGTGGAGCTGTTGCAGGGGTAGTTGGAATTATAATTGGAATTCCGGCTCTTAGATTAAACGGTGACTATCTTGCAATTATTACTCTTGCTTTTGGAGAAATTATCAGAGTTTTAATTGAATACTTTGACTTTACTGGGGGAGCTCAAGGATTACGTGGCATCCCTCGTTACAATAAAATCGAGATTATCTTTATTATCATGGTTGTATGTGTAATGATGATGTTCTCTCTTATGACAAGTAGACATGGAAGGGCTGTTCTATCAATTAGAGATGATGAAATTGCCAGTGGTGCATCAGGAGTTAATACAACTTATTATAAAACATTTGCATTTACTGTATCAGCAGTTTTTGCAGGAATTGCAGGAGCTGTATATGCTCATCACTTGGGAATCTTAGGAGCTAAACAATTTGACTTTAACTATTCAATCAACATCTTAACAATGGTAGTTTTAGGAGGAATGGGAAGTTTCACAGGTTCTATTCTATCAGCTATCGTTTTAACAATTGTACCTGAAATGCTACGTGAATTTTCAGATTACCGTATGATTGTTTACTCTTTACTACTTATCTTAACTATGATCTTCCGTCCAACAGGACTTTTAGGACGTAAAGAGTTTCAAATTACAAAAGTTATTGAAAGATTTATGAAAAAAGGAGGAAATGTCAATGAATAA
- a CDS encoding ABC transporter substrate-binding protein, whose amino-acid sequence MKKLTLMLLGVTCLLTACGGNETKEAAPKKEEVVKIGATAPLTGPVAIYGVTATNGSKLAMEEINKSGGVLGKKIDFVVLDSKGDSTEAVMAYNRLVDEGIVAFIGDAPSKPTLAIAEVAAQDNMPMITPTGTQFNITEAGKNVFRACFTDPYQGKILATFAKNNLKAEKVAIVVNNSSDYSNGVSEAFLEEAKNLGLEVVAKEGYSDGDKDFRAQLTKILPTNPDLLVIPDYYEQVALITTQAREIGLKSTFIGPDGWDGVAKTLDSSAYEAIENSYFTNHYSLDDQSEKVQNFVKAYRETYKEDPSSFAALSYDAAYMMKAAIEKAGTTEKQAVVDALKGLEYDGVTGHLTFDEKNNPVKAVTVLKIVNGKYTFDSTVETK is encoded by the coding sequence ATGAAAAAACTTACATTAATGCTTTTAGGAGTAACTTGTTTATTAACAGCTTGTGGAGGAAATGAAACTAAAGAAGCAGCACCTAAAAAAGAGGAAGTTGTAAAAATTGGAGCTACAGCACCACTTACTGGTCCAGTAGCAATCTATGGAGTAACTGCAACAAATGGATCAAAATTAGCTATGGAAGAGATTAATAAAAGTGGTGGAGTACTTGGTAAAAAAATTGACTTTGTTGTACTTGATTCTAAAGGGGACTCTACTGAAGCTGTAATGGCATATAATAGACTTGTAGATGAAGGAATTGTTGCATTTATTGGAGATGCTCCATCTAAACCAACTTTAGCAATTGCAGAGGTAGCAGCACAAGATAACATGCCTATGATTACACCAACTGGAACTCAATTTAATATTACAGAAGCTGGTAAAAACGTATTCCGTGCTTGTTTTACTGACCCATATCAAGGAAAAATCTTAGCAACTTTTGCTAAAAATAATTTAAAAGCTGAAAAAGTTGCAATTGTAGTTAATAACTCAAGTGACTATTCAAATGGAGTAAGTGAAGCATTCTTAGAAGAAGCTAAAAATCTTGGACTTGAAGTTGTTGCTAAAGAAGGATACTCAGATGGAGATAAAGATTTCAGAGCTCAGCTTACAAAAATCCTTCCTACTAACCCTGATCTATTAGTAATTCCTGATTACTATGAGCAAGTTGCATTAATTACTACTCAAGCTAGAGAGATTGGACTTAAATCTACATTCATCGGACCAGATGGTTGGGATGGAGTTGCAAAAACTCTTGACTCTAGTGCTTATGAAGCTATTGAAAATTCATATTTCACTAACCACTATTCACTAGATGATCAATCTGAAAAAGTTCAAAACTTCGTAAAAGCTTATAGAGAAACATATAAAGAAGATCCATCTTCATTTGCTGCTCTATCTTATGATGCTGCATATATGATGAAAGCTGCTATTGAAAAAGCTGGAACTACTGAAAAACAAGCTGTTGTAGATGCTTTAAAAGGACTTGAATACGATGGTGTTACTGGACATCTAACATTTGATGAAAAGAATAACCCTGTTAAAGCAGTTACTGTATTAAAAATTGTTAACGGAAAATATACTTTTGACTCAACTGTTGAAACAAAATAA
- the carA gene encoding glutamine-hydrolyzing carbamoyl-phosphate synthase small subunit has product MKGKLILENGMSFDGKIFGHLGETTGEIVFTTGMVGYQETLTDPSLYGKIVVMTYPMVGNYGINLDDMESDKIHLKGFVIKEDAKLPNNFRCEMTLDGFLRQYNVVGFKGVDTREIAKIIRDNGSMKAIITTDDLTHKELKEKFDNFSYENAVAEVSRKEIIEVGGNGLRIGVLDLGVKRSTIDSLSKMGFAVSVFPYNTTFEEMKKHNIDALFLSSGPGNPADVPEVVATVKEVLGKLPVFGVSLGAQVLNLALGGTIAKMNNGHRGANHPVKDIARNRIYVTSQNHGYTIDALGNAEATHVNLNDKTVEGFRNVELSAMGVQFLPEAYPEDSNNLFADFLKTIEKKA; this is encoded by the coding sequence ATGAAAGGTAAACTTATTCTTGAAAATGGCATGAGCTTTGATGGAAAAATCTTTGGACATTTAGGTGAAACTACTGGAGAAATAGTTTTTACTACTGGAATGGTAGGGTATCAAGAAACTCTTACTGATCCATCACTTTATGGAAAGATAGTAGTTATGACATATCCAATGGTAGGAAACTACGGAATCAACTTAGATGATATGGAATCAGATAAGATTCATTTAAAAGGATTTGTTATTAAAGAAGATGCAAAATTACCTAACAACTTTAGATGTGAAATGACATTAGACGGATTCTTAAGACAATATAATGTAGTAGGATTTAAAGGAGTAGATACAAGAGAGATAGCTAAAATAATAAGAGACAATGGATCTATGAAAGCTATTATTACAACTGATGATCTTACACACAAAGAGTTAAAAGAAAAGTTTGATAATTTCTCATATGAAAATGCAGTTGCTGAAGTAAGTAGAAAAGAGATAATTGAAGTTGGAGGAAATGGACTTAGAATAGGAGTTCTAGATCTAGGAGTTAAAAGAAGTACTATAGATTCTCTTTCTAAAATGGGATTTGCAGTTTCAGTATTCCCATACAATACAACATTTGAAGAAATGAAAAAACACAATATAGATGCATTATTCTTATCAAGTGGACCTGGAAATCCAGCAGATGTACCAGAAGTTGTAGCTACAGTGAAAGAAGTATTAGGAAAACTTCCAGTATTTGGAGTATCTTTAGGAGCTCAAGTATTAAATCTTGCTCTTGGAGGAACTATAGCTAAAATGAACAATGGACATAGAGGAGCTAACCACCCAGTTAAAGATATAGCAAGAAACAGAATATATGTAACATCTCAAAATCATGGATATACAATAGATGCTTTAGGAAATGCTGAAGCTACTCATGTAAACTTAAATGATAAAACTGTAGAAGGATTTAGAAATGTTGAACTTTCAGCTATGGGAGTACAATTCTTACCTGAAGCATATCCAGAAGATTCAAATAACTTATTTGCTGATTTTTTAAAGACTATAGAGAAAAAAGCGTAG
- a CDS encoding TIGR03905 family TSCPD domain-containing protein, protein MHYYSTEKVCAKQIGVTVDYDGYITEIEFVGGCDGNTHGLQNLLLGMKKEDAIAKLEGIDCRGRGTSCPDQLAKILKRL, encoded by the coding sequence ATGCATTATTATTCAACAGAAAAAGTTTGTGCTAAACAAATTGGAGTTACTGTAGATTATGATGGTTACATCACTGAAATAGAGTTTGTTGGAGGATGTGATGGAAATACTCACGGACTTCAAAATCTTCTTCTTGGAATGAAAAAAGAGGATGCTATAGCAAAACTTGAAGGAATTGATTGTAGAGGTAGAGGAACTTCTTGTCCTGATCAACTTGCTAAAATTTTAAAAAGATTATAA
- a CDS encoding ABC transporter ATP-binding protein codes for MNNLVLDAKDISITFGALKAVTDFNLQLRENELVGLIGPNGAGKTTVFNILTGVYSPTSGTYTFNGEVINKMPTYKLVKKGLARTFQNIRLFKYMSVLDNVLVANNFNMKYGILSGTFRFHNYWREEKEVKAKALELLKIFDLDKYADMPAGNLPYGQQRKLEIARAMATNPKVLLLDEPAAGMNPTETEELMKTIKLIRDKFNIAILLIEHDMKLVLGICERLIVLDHGNVIASGDPHEVVNNPTVITAYLGADDEGDEE; via the coding sequence ATGAATAACCTTGTATTAGATGCTAAAGATATTTCTATTACCTTTGGTGCATTAAAGGCTGTAACTGATTTTAACTTACAATTGAGAGAAAATGAGCTTGTAGGACTTATCGGTCCCAACGGTGCTGGTAAAACTACTGTTTTCAATATTTTAACTGGGGTATATTCTCCAACATCTGGGACATATACTTTTAATGGTGAAGTAATTAATAAGATGCCTACATATAAATTAGTAAAAAAAGGACTTGCTAGAACTTTCCAAAATATCAGACTTTTTAAATATATGAGTGTTTTAGATAATGTTCTTGTAGCTAATAACTTTAATATGAAATATGGAATTTTAAGTGGTACATTCCGTTTCCATAACTATTGGAGAGAGGAGAAAGAGGTTAAAGCTAAAGCCCTAGAGCTTTTAAAAATCTTTGATTTAGATAAATATGCTGATATGCCTGCTGGAAACCTACCTTATGGACAACAAAGAAAGCTTGAAATTGCTAGAGCTATGGCAACAAATCCAAAAGTTTTACTACTTGATGAACCTGCAGCAGGAATGAACCCTACTGAAACTGAAGAATTAATGAAAACTATCAAACTTATTAGAGATAAATTTAATATTGCTATACTTTTAATTGAACATGATATGAAACTTGTTCTAGGAATTTGTGAAAGGCTTATTGTATTAGATCATGGAAATGTTATTGCATCAGGAGATCCACATGAAGTTGTTAATAATCCAACTGTTATTACAGCTTATCTAGGTGCTGATGATGAAGGAGATGAAGAGTAA
- a CDS encoding glycosyltransferase, which yields MQLSIIVPIYNVEQYLRECLDSLYKIDGIDYEVILVNDGSKDRSREIMEEFKQSYPERTVIVDKENGGLSSARNAGMRVAKGEYISFIDSDDFIDVQEYKKFFFEGEMEDLDVMVGNMRYYTPEKTGAPLFRSDLVKNSGVVTGIEFFGKLFQQPKCFREEVVDDIYRRKFLIDNNIWFNEEIVHEDSEFTPIVYLKAKRVKYIDRAFYFYRQRTGSIMNKVSEKSIISLEKICEKFFKEYQNLDSKIGKETLAKLILSFYSVVIYKRYNGGGDWKRVHNRYKELYRELKKVEKGNIEAQLLYYSVFVPNFLRRCLGKEISNIQKIPKF from the coding sequence ATGCAATTGAGTATAATTGTTCCAATATATAATGTTGAGCAATATTTAAGAGAGTGTTTAGATAGTTTATATAAAATTGATGGGATAGATTATGAAGTAATCCTTGTAAATGACGGTTCTAAAGATAGAAGTAGAGAGATAATGGAGGAGTTTAAACAAAGTTATCCAGAGAGAACAGTTATTGTAGATAAAGAAAATGGTGGATTATCTTCAGCTAGAAATGCAGGAATGAGAGTTGCAAAGGGAGAGTATATCTCTTTTATTGATAGTGATGATTTTATAGATGTTCAAGAGTATAAAAAGTTTTTCTTTGAAGGAGAGATGGAAGATCTTGATGTTATGGTTGGGAATATGAGATATTATACACCAGAAAAAACAGGAGCCCCACTTTTTAGATCTGATTTAGTAAAAAATTCTGGAGTAGTAACAGGGATAGAATTTTTTGGAAAGCTTTTTCAACAACCTAAATGTTTTAGAGAAGAGGTTGTAGATGATATATATAGAAGAAAGTTTTTAATTGATAATAATATTTGGTTTAATGAAGAGATTGTACATGAGGATAGTGAATTTACTCCAATAGTTTATCTTAAAGCCAAAAGAGTAAAATATATAGATAGAGCTTTTTATTTTTATAGACAGAGAACAGGAAGTATAATGAATAAAGTTTCTGAAAAAAGCATAATCTCTCTTGAGAAAATATGTGAGAAATTTTTTAAAGAGTATCAAAATCTTGATTCTAAAATTGGAAAGGAAACTTTAGCTAAACTTATTCTAAGTTTCTACTCAGTTGTTATATATAAAAGATATAATGGTGGTGGAGATTGGAAGAGAGTTCATAATAGGTATAAAGAGCTATATAGAGAATTAAAGAAAGTTGAAAAGGGAAATATAGAAGCTCAACTACTATATTATTCTGTATTTGTTCCTAATTTTTTAAGAAGATGTTTAGGAAAAGAGATAAGCAATATACAGAAAATACCTAAATTTTAA